A window of Juglans regia cultivar Chandler chromosome 7, Walnut 2.0, whole genome shotgun sequence contains these coding sequences:
- the LOC108991911 gene encoding U-box domain-containing protein 62-like isoform X4 yields the protein MPIFPFPIPQISKRFFITISSQMSSEDIGMGPSHPHHLVFQDEALPLRFKTQNLTGFVDDKLFFSPNQGAHFRRSDWNANGTATTPSTDESDDEDEEDGNVELERLVGGHEESGTNNNSTGKNIDRNIHANTSNGRGSVHGGTDKMENGKAKNHHSTFGSTSSRAVLLKDGSVSQSVNDATSEDHHHQLGSLRLGGYQDAVTIAEPDHGELYYSQYLQATEGSTAVAAGHKDTVVVVDNSGGFSGRKDVFMSTESGESLREILSDPITGALMDDAMILPCGHSFGGGGMKHVTRTKACSTCSQSISGDSIAPNLSLRAAVQAFLQEEELQFYRSSKRRRESFDQDKGGYGDSTLKYTPRGRGVQFPFAVTDRVIIKGNKRTPLRFVGCEAIVTTQCLNGWYVVKTLDNAESVKLQYRSLAKVSDDASSKSMPSKMAPNWL from the exons ATGCCCATATTTCCATTTCCAATTCCCCAAATCAGCAAACGGTTTTTCATTACAATTTCATCGCAAATGTCCTCTGAAGATATAGGGATGGGCCCCTCCCACCCTCACCACCTGGTCTTCCAAGACGAAGCTTTGCCCCTGCGCTTCAAGACACAAAACCTCACCGGCTTCGTCGACGACAAGCTTTTCTTTTCGCCTAACCAAGGTGCCCACTTCCGCCGCAGCGACTGGAATGCCAATGGCACCGCCACCACGCCCAGCACCGACGAATCCGACGACGAAGACGAAGAAGATGGCAACGTTGAACTTGAAAGACTTGTCGGTGGTCACGAAGAAAGCGGCACCAACAACAACAGCACTGGCAAAAATATCGATAGAAATATCCATGCGAATACCTCCAATGGCCGTGGCAGTGTGCACGGTGGAACGGACAAGATGGAAAATGGGAAAGCCAAGAACCACCATTCCACTTTTG GGTCGACTAGTAGTAGAGCGGTGTTGTTGAAGGACGGTAGCGTGAGTCAGTCGGTTAATGACGCGACGAGCGAGGATCATCACCATCAGCTGGGAAGCCTCAGGCTCGGGGGTTACCAGGACGCGGTAACGATTGCGGAACCTGATCATGGGGAGTTATATTACTCTCAGTATTTGCAGGCTACGGAGGGGTCTACTGCTGTTGCTGCTGGGCACAAGGACACAGTTGTAGTTGTGGACAACAGTGGCGGGTTTAGTGGGAGAAAGGATGTTTTCATGTCAACCGAGTCCGGAGAGTCTCTAAGGGAAATCCTCTCGGATCCCATAAC AGGAGCTCTCATGGATGATGCAATGATATTACCTTGTGGACATTCCTTTGGTGGTGGTGGAATGAAGCATGTTACCAGAACG AAGGCTTGCTCCACTTGTTCTCAGTCAATTTCAGGAGACTCAATAGCTCCAAATCTTT CTCTGCGAGCTGCTGTGCAGGCATTCCTTCAGGAAGAAGAATTGCAGTTTTATCGCTCAtcgaaaagaagaagagaaagtttTGACCAG GACAAGGGTGGTTATGGTGATTCAACTCTCAAGTATACTCCAAGGGGTAGAGGTGTTCAGTTTCCATTTGCAGTGACAGACAGGGTCATCATAAAG GGGAACAAGAGGACGCCTCTGCGGTTTGTTGGATGTGAGGCTATTGTAACAACACAATGCTTGAATGGATG GTATGTTGTGAAGACATTGGACAATGCAGAGAGTGTAAAATTGCAGTATCGTTCACTTGCCAAGGTTTCAGATGATGCATCCTCGAAGTCAATGCCAAGCAAGATGGCACCAAACTGGCTCTAG
- the LOC108991911 gene encoding U-box domain-containing protein 62-like isoform X3, which yields MPIFPFPIPQISKRFFITISSQMSSEDIGMGPSHPHHLVFQDEALPLRFKTQNLTGFVDDKLFFSPNQGAHFRRSDWNANGTATTPSTDESDDEDEEDGNVELERLVGGHEESGTNNNSTGKNIDRNIHANTSNGRGSVHGGTDKMENGKAKNHHSTFVGSTSSRAVLLKDGSVSQSVNDATSEDHHHQLGSLRLGGYQDAVTIAEPDHGELYYSQYLQATEGSTAVAAGHKDTVVVVDNSGGFSGRKDVFMSTESGESLREILSDPITGALMDDAMILPCGHSFGGGGMKHVTRTKACSTCSQSISGDSIAPNLSLRAAVQAFLQEEELQFYRSSKRRRESFDQDKGGYGDSTLKYTPRGRGVQFPFAVTDRVIIKGNKRTPLRFVGCEAIVTTQCLNGWYVVKTLDNAESVKLQYRSLAKVSDDASSKSMPSKMAPNWL from the exons ATGCCCATATTTCCATTTCCAATTCCCCAAATCAGCAAACGGTTTTTCATTACAATTTCATCGCAAATGTCCTCTGAAGATATAGGGATGGGCCCCTCCCACCCTCACCACCTGGTCTTCCAAGACGAAGCTTTGCCCCTGCGCTTCAAGACACAAAACCTCACCGGCTTCGTCGACGACAAGCTTTTCTTTTCGCCTAACCAAGGTGCCCACTTCCGCCGCAGCGACTGGAATGCCAATGGCACCGCCACCACGCCCAGCACCGACGAATCCGACGACGAAGACGAAGAAGATGGCAACGTTGAACTTGAAAGACTTGTCGGTGGTCACGAAGAAAGCGGCACCAACAACAACAGCACTGGCAAAAATATCGATAGAAATATCCATGCGAATACCTCCAATGGCCGTGGCAGTGTGCACGGTGGAACGGACAAGATGGAAAATGGGAAAGCCAAGAACCACCATTCCACTTTTG TAGGGTCGACTAGTAGTAGAGCGGTGTTGTTGAAGGACGGTAGCGTGAGTCAGTCGGTTAATGACGCGACGAGCGAGGATCATCACCATCAGCTGGGAAGCCTCAGGCTCGGGGGTTACCAGGACGCGGTAACGATTGCGGAACCTGATCATGGGGAGTTATATTACTCTCAGTATTTGCAGGCTACGGAGGGGTCTACTGCTGTTGCTGCTGGGCACAAGGACACAGTTGTAGTTGTGGACAACAGTGGCGGGTTTAGTGGGAGAAAGGATGTTTTCATGTCAACCGAGTCCGGAGAGTCTCTAAGGGAAATCCTCTCGGATCCCATAAC AGGAGCTCTCATGGATGATGCAATGATATTACCTTGTGGACATTCCTTTGGTGGTGGTGGAATGAAGCATGTTACCAGAACG AAGGCTTGCTCCACTTGTTCTCAGTCAATTTCAGGAGACTCAATAGCTCCAAATCTTT CTCTGCGAGCTGCTGTGCAGGCATTCCTTCAGGAAGAAGAATTGCAGTTTTATCGCTCAtcgaaaagaagaagagaaagtttTGACCAG GACAAGGGTGGTTATGGTGATTCAACTCTCAAGTATACTCCAAGGGGTAGAGGTGTTCAGTTTCCATTTGCAGTGACAGACAGGGTCATCATAAAG GGGAACAAGAGGACGCCTCTGCGGTTTGTTGGATGTGAGGCTATTGTAACAACACAATGCTTGAATGGATG GTATGTTGTGAAGACATTGGACAATGCAGAGAGTGTAAAATTGCAGTATCGTTCACTTGCCAAGGTTTCAGATGATGCATCCTCGAAGTCAATGCCAAGCAAGATGGCACCAAACTGGCTCTAG
- the LOC108991911 gene encoding uncharacterized protein LOC108991911 isoform X6, translating to MPIFPFPIPQISKRFFITISSQMSSEDIGMGPSHPHHLVFQDEALPLRFKTQNLTGFVDDKLFFSPNQGAHFRRSDWNANGTATTPSTDESDDEDEEDGNVELERLVGGHEESGTNNNSTGKNIDRNIHANTSNGRGSVHGGTDKMENGKAKNHHSTFVGSTSSRAVLLKDGSVSQSVNDATSEDHHHQLGSLRLGGYQDAVTIAEPDHGELYYSQYLQATEGSTAVAAGHKDTVVVVDNSGGFSGRKDVFMSTESGESLREILSDPITGALMDDAMILPCGHSFGGGGMKHVTRTKACSTCSQSISGDSIAPNLWQHLFHASKVIMLDTFICPTRTTIFVVVQRANFVVDVTLDVWTCC from the exons ATGCCCATATTTCCATTTCCAATTCCCCAAATCAGCAAACGGTTTTTCATTACAATTTCATCGCAAATGTCCTCTGAAGATATAGGGATGGGCCCCTCCCACCCTCACCACCTGGTCTTCCAAGACGAAGCTTTGCCCCTGCGCTTCAAGACACAAAACCTCACCGGCTTCGTCGACGACAAGCTTTTCTTTTCGCCTAACCAAGGTGCCCACTTCCGCCGCAGCGACTGGAATGCCAATGGCACCGCCACCACGCCCAGCACCGACGAATCCGACGACGAAGACGAAGAAGATGGCAACGTTGAACTTGAAAGACTTGTCGGTGGTCACGAAGAAAGCGGCACCAACAACAACAGCACTGGCAAAAATATCGATAGAAATATCCATGCGAATACCTCCAATGGCCGTGGCAGTGTGCACGGTGGAACGGACAAGATGGAAAATGGGAAAGCCAAGAACCACCATTCCACTTTTG TAGGGTCGACTAGTAGTAGAGCGGTGTTGTTGAAGGACGGTAGCGTGAGTCAGTCGGTTAATGACGCGACGAGCGAGGATCATCACCATCAGCTGGGAAGCCTCAGGCTCGGGGGTTACCAGGACGCGGTAACGATTGCGGAACCTGATCATGGGGAGTTATATTACTCTCAGTATTTGCAGGCTACGGAGGGGTCTACTGCTGTTGCTGCTGGGCACAAGGACACAGTTGTAGTTGTGGACAACAGTGGCGGGTTTAGTGGGAGAAAGGATGTTTTCATGTCAACCGAGTCCGGAGAGTCTCTAAGGGAAATCCTCTCGGATCCCATAAC AGGAGCTCTCATGGATGATGCAATGATATTACCTTGTGGACATTCCTTTGGTGGTGGTGGAATGAAGCATGTTACCAGAACG AAGGCTTGCTCCACTTGTTCTCAGTCAATTTCAGGAGACTCAATAGCTCCAAATCTTT GGCAACATCTGTTTCATGCTTCCAAGGTTATCATGCTGGACACCTTTATCTGCCCAACAAGAACAACTATCTTTGTCGTGGTACAACGTGCAAATTTTGTTGTAGATGTCACTTTAGATGTCTGGACTTGCTGCTAG
- the LOC108991911 gene encoding U-box domain-containing protein 62-like isoform X1 yields MPIFPFPIPQISKRFFITISSQMSSEDIGMGPSHPHHLVFQDEALPLRFKTQNLTGFVDDKLFFSPNQGAHFRRSDWNANGTATTPSTDESDDEDEEDGNVELERLVGGHEESGTNNNSTGKNIDRNIHANTSNGRGSVHGGTDKMENGKAKNHHSTFVGSTSSRAVLLKDGSVSQSVNDATSEDHHHQLGSLRLGGYQDAVTIAEPDHGELYYSQYLQATEGSTAVAAGHKDTVVVVDNSGGFSGRKDVFMSTESGESLREILSDPITGALMDDAMILPCGHSFGGGGMKHVTRTKACSTCSQSISGDSIAPNLSLRAAVQAFLQEEELQFYRSSKRRRESFDQDKGGYGDSTLKYTPRGRGVQFPFAVTDRVIIKMDQGNKRTPLRFVGCEAIVTTQCLNGWYVVKTLDNAESVKLQYRSLAKVSDDASSKSMPSKMAPNWL; encoded by the exons ATGCCCATATTTCCATTTCCAATTCCCCAAATCAGCAAACGGTTTTTCATTACAATTTCATCGCAAATGTCCTCTGAAGATATAGGGATGGGCCCCTCCCACCCTCACCACCTGGTCTTCCAAGACGAAGCTTTGCCCCTGCGCTTCAAGACACAAAACCTCACCGGCTTCGTCGACGACAAGCTTTTCTTTTCGCCTAACCAAGGTGCCCACTTCCGCCGCAGCGACTGGAATGCCAATGGCACCGCCACCACGCCCAGCACCGACGAATCCGACGACGAAGACGAAGAAGATGGCAACGTTGAACTTGAAAGACTTGTCGGTGGTCACGAAGAAAGCGGCACCAACAACAACAGCACTGGCAAAAATATCGATAGAAATATCCATGCGAATACCTCCAATGGCCGTGGCAGTGTGCACGGTGGAACGGACAAGATGGAAAATGGGAAAGCCAAGAACCACCATTCCACTTTTG TAGGGTCGACTAGTAGTAGAGCGGTGTTGTTGAAGGACGGTAGCGTGAGTCAGTCGGTTAATGACGCGACGAGCGAGGATCATCACCATCAGCTGGGAAGCCTCAGGCTCGGGGGTTACCAGGACGCGGTAACGATTGCGGAACCTGATCATGGGGAGTTATATTACTCTCAGTATTTGCAGGCTACGGAGGGGTCTACTGCTGTTGCTGCTGGGCACAAGGACACAGTTGTAGTTGTGGACAACAGTGGCGGGTTTAGTGGGAGAAAGGATGTTTTCATGTCAACCGAGTCCGGAGAGTCTCTAAGGGAAATCCTCTCGGATCCCATAAC AGGAGCTCTCATGGATGATGCAATGATATTACCTTGTGGACATTCCTTTGGTGGTGGTGGAATGAAGCATGTTACCAGAACG AAGGCTTGCTCCACTTGTTCTCAGTCAATTTCAGGAGACTCAATAGCTCCAAATCTTT CTCTGCGAGCTGCTGTGCAGGCATTCCTTCAGGAAGAAGAATTGCAGTTTTATCGCTCAtcgaaaagaagaagagaaagtttTGACCAG GACAAGGGTGGTTATGGTGATTCAACTCTCAAGTATACTCCAAGGGGTAGAGGTGTTCAGTTTCCATTTGCAGTGACAGACAGGGTCATCATAAAG ATGGATCAGGGGAACAAGAGGACGCCTCTGCGGTTTGTTGGATGTGAGGCTATTGTAACAACACAATGCTTGAATGGATG GTATGTTGTGAAGACATTGGACAATGCAGAGAGTGTAAAATTGCAGTATCGTTCACTTGCCAAGGTTTCAGATGATGCATCCTCGAAGTCAATGCCAAGCAAGATGGCACCAAACTGGCTCTAG
- the LOC108991891 gene encoding probable LRR receptor-like serine/threonine-protein kinase IRK, whose product MRALLKMKSQLIGMFVLVLVTIGPVRVRSLNPSLNDDVLGLIVFKADILDPKGKLVSWNEDDDSPCNWFGIKCNPRSNRVSELNLDGFSLSGRMGRGLLQLQFLRKLSLARNNLTGSISSSIARVDNLRVLDLSDNSLSGAIPEDFFRQCGSLRVISLAKNKFSGKISDSLSSCSTLASVNLSSNQFSGSLPPGIWSLNGLRSLDLSDNSLVGEIPEVIQGLNNLRAINLSKNRFSGMLPTGIGSCLLLRSIDLSENLLSGGLPDTLRKLSLCNYLNLCKNSFAGEVPDSIGEMKSLEILDLSANGFSGQLPSSIGNLQSLKVLNLSANRFTGSLPGSMADCANLVALDLSRNSLTGDLPAWIFKSELQEVSISKNELGGSMSSHLSSSLGSSPGRLEILDLSHNAFSGGIASSLGVLSRLQFLNLSKNLLVGPIPATIGELKTLDVLDLSNNRLNGSIPLEIGGVVSLYELRLDKNFISGKIPASIENCSSLTTFIVSYNRLSGLIPAAIAQLTNLRNVDLSFNNLSGGLPRQLANLPHLLSFNISHNNLQGELPAGGFFNTISPLSVTGNPSLCGSVANKSCPTVLPKPIVLNPNSSSDSSSGSLPPTLRHKRIILSVSALIAIGAAAVIIIGVISITVLNLHVRSSTSRSAAALTLSAGDDFSHSPTTDANSGKLVMFSGDPDFSTGAHALLNKDCELGRGGFGAVYRTVIRDGHAVAIKKLTVSSLVKSQDDFEREVKKLGKVRHPNLVALEGYYWTPSLQLLIYEFISGGNLYKHLHEGVGGNFLSWNERFNIILGTAKSLAYLHQLNIIHYNIKSSNVLIDSTGEPKVGDFGLARLLPMLDRYVLSSKIQSALGYMAPEFACRTVKITEKCDVYGFGVLVLEVVTGKRPVEYMEDDVVVLCDMVRGALEEGRVEECVDERLRGNFPAEEAIPVMKLALICTSQVPSNRPDMAEVVNILELIICPSEGQEELE is encoded by the exons ATGCGAGctttattgaaaatgaaaagccaGCTAATCGGAATGTTTGTGTTGGTGCTGGTGACTATCGGCCCAGTTCGCGTGAGATCCCTTAATCCGTCTCTGAACGACGATGTGCTGGGGCTGATTGTGTTCAAGGCCGATATCCTAGACCCAAAGGGAAAGCTTGTATCTTGGAACGAAGATGACGATAGCCCTTGTAACTGGTTTGGCATCAAATGCAACCCCAGATCCAACAGGGTCTCCGAGCTCAACCTCGATGGCTTCTCCCTTTCGGGTCGGATGGGCCGAGGTCTTCTCCAGCTGCAATTTCTCCGCAAGCTATCGTTGGCGAGGAACAATCTAACCGGAAGCATAAGCTCCAGTATTGCACGGGTTGACAACCTTCGAGTGCTCGACTTAAGTGACAACAGTCTCTCAGGAGCTATACCAGAGGATTTCTTTCGGCAATGTGGGTCTCTGAGAGTAATATCTTTGGCCAAGAACAAGTTTTCAGGGAAGATATCGGATAGTTTGAGCTCATGTTCCACTCTTGCGTCGGTTAATTTGTCGTCTAATCAGTTTTCGGGGTCGTTACCGCCCGGGATTTGGTCTTTAAATGGGCTTCGATCCCTTGATTTGTCGGATAATTCTCTTGTAGGTGAGATCCCAGAGGTGATCCAAGGCTTGAATAACTTGAGAGCCATTAACTTGAGCAAGAATCGGTTTTCTGGGATGCTCCCAACTGGCATTGGAAGTTGTTTGCTGCTGAGGTCCATTGATCTTAGCGAAAATTTGCTTTCTGGGGGCCTTCCAGATACATTGCGGAAGCTTTCTTTGTGTAACTATCTTAATCTGTGCAAGAACTCATTTGCTGGTGAGGTTCCGGACAGTATTGGTGAAATGAAAAGCCTTGAAATTTTGGACCTTTCTGCCAATGGATTTTCTGGCCAACTTCCAAGTTCAATAGGAAACCTCCAGTCATTGAAAGTCTTGAACTTGTCGGCTAATCGATTTACCGGAAGCTTGCCAGGGTCAATGGCTGATTGTGCAAACCTTGTGGCGTTAGATCTCAGCCGTAATTCGTTGACGGGTGATCTTCCCGCGTGGATCTTCAAATCGGAGTTGCAAGAAGTTTCGATTTCAAAGAACGAATTAGGTGGGAGCATGAGCAGTCATTTATCTTCTTCATTGGGGAGCTCACCTGGACGGCTTGAAATCTTGGATTTGTCCCACAATGCTTTTTCTGGGGGAATAGCGTCTTCATTAGGCGTTTTGAGCCGCTTGCAGTTCCTGAACCTATCTAAGAACCTTCTTGTTGGTCCTATTCCAGCGACGATTGGGGAGTTGAAGACCCTGGATGTTCTCGATTTGAGCAATAATCGGCTGAATGGAAGCATCCCTCTGGAAATTGGAGGAGTTGTTTCTTTGTATGAACTAAGACTGGACAAGAACTTTATATCGGGGAAAATTCCAGCTTCAATCGAGAACTGTTCTTCTCTTACAACCTT CATTGTATCTTATAACAGACTCAGTGGCCTTATACCTGCAGCGATAGCCCAACTTACCAACCTAAGAAACGTGGACTTGTCTTTTAACAACCTTTCTGGAGGCCTGCCCAGGCAGTTGGCCAATCTTCCTCACCTTCTTTCCTTCAATATTTCTCACAATAATCTCCAAGGTGAACTACCTGCTGGTGGCTTTTTCAACACCATCTCCCCTTTGTCTGTCACTGGAAATCCATCTCTTTGTGGATCTGTGGCGAATAAGTCTTGCCCTACAGTCCTTCCAAAACCCATTGTCCTCAATCCTAACTCTTCTTCTGATTCTTCTTCTGGTTCATTGCCTCCAACTCTTCGTCACAAAAGAATTATCCTCAGTGTTTCTGCACTCATAGCCATTGGAGCTGCTGCAGTCATCATCATTGGTGTTATTTCAATCACTGTACTTAATCTTCATGTTAGGTCATCCACATCTAGATCTGCAGCAGCCCTCACATTATCTGCTGGTGATGATTTCAGCCATTCTCCCACTACAGATGCCAATTCTGGCAAGCTTGTCATGTTTTCTGGTGACCCGGACTTCAGCACTGGAGCACATGCTTTGCTCAACAAGGACTGTGAGCTTGGTCGTGGTGGGTTTGGAGCAGTCTACCGGACTGTTATTCGAGATGGGCACGCAGTTGCAATCAAGAAGCTCACTGTCTCAAGTCTTGTCAAGTCTCAAGACGACTTTGAACGAGAGGTTAAGAAACTGGGGAAAGTGCGGCACCCTAATCTTGTTGCACTTGAAGGTTATTACTGGACTCCATCATTACAGCTCCTCATATATGAATTCATCTCTGGTGGTAATTTATATAAACATCTCCATGAAGGAGTAGGTGGAAACTTCCTCTCATGGAACGAGAGGTTCAACATTATACTTGGGACAGCGAAAAGCTTGGCTTACTTGCACCAATTGAACATAATTCATTACAACATAAAATCAAGCAATGTCCTTATTGACAGCACAGGTGAACCTAAAGTCGGTGATTTTGGCCTGGCAAGATTGTTACCAATGCTTGACCGTTATGTTTTGAGCAGCAAGATTCAGAGTGCTCTAGGGTACATGGCACCAGAATTTGCCTGTAGAACTGTAAAGATAACTGAAAAGTGTGATGTGTATGGGTTTGGAGTTTTAGTTCTAGAGGTGGTAACTGGCAAGAGGCCTGTGGAGTACATGGAAGATGATGTTGTGGTGCTCTGTGACATGGTCAGAGGAGCATTGGAAGAAGGCAGAGTGGAGGAATGTGTTGATGAGAGGCTCCGGGGTAACTTCCCAGCTGAGGAGGCAATTCCTGTAATGAAGCTAGCATTGATATGCACATCGCAAGTGCCATCAAACCGGCCAGACATGGCCGAGGTAGTGAATATATTGGAGTTGATCATATGCCCTTCAGAAGGTCAAGAGGAGTTGGAATGA
- the LOC108991911 gene encoding U-box domain-containing protein 62-like isoform X2: MPIFPFPIPQISKRFFITISSQMSSEDIGMGPSHPHHLVFQDEALPLRFKTQNLTGFVDDKLFFSPNQGAHFRRSDWNANGTATTPSTDESDDEDEEDGNVELERLVGGHEESGTNNNSTGKNIDRNIHANTSNGRGSVHGGTDKMENGKAKNHHSTFGSTSSRAVLLKDGSVSQSVNDATSEDHHHQLGSLRLGGYQDAVTIAEPDHGELYYSQYLQATEGSTAVAAGHKDTVVVVDNSGGFSGRKDVFMSTESGESLREILSDPITGALMDDAMILPCGHSFGGGGMKHVTRTKACSTCSQSISGDSIAPNLSLRAAVQAFLQEEELQFYRSSKRRRESFDQDKGGYGDSTLKYTPRGRGVQFPFAVTDRVIIKMDQGNKRTPLRFVGCEAIVTTQCLNGWYVVKTLDNAESVKLQYRSLAKVSDDASSKSMPSKMAPNWL; the protein is encoded by the exons ATGCCCATATTTCCATTTCCAATTCCCCAAATCAGCAAACGGTTTTTCATTACAATTTCATCGCAAATGTCCTCTGAAGATATAGGGATGGGCCCCTCCCACCCTCACCACCTGGTCTTCCAAGACGAAGCTTTGCCCCTGCGCTTCAAGACACAAAACCTCACCGGCTTCGTCGACGACAAGCTTTTCTTTTCGCCTAACCAAGGTGCCCACTTCCGCCGCAGCGACTGGAATGCCAATGGCACCGCCACCACGCCCAGCACCGACGAATCCGACGACGAAGACGAAGAAGATGGCAACGTTGAACTTGAAAGACTTGTCGGTGGTCACGAAGAAAGCGGCACCAACAACAACAGCACTGGCAAAAATATCGATAGAAATATCCATGCGAATACCTCCAATGGCCGTGGCAGTGTGCACGGTGGAACGGACAAGATGGAAAATGGGAAAGCCAAGAACCACCATTCCACTTTTG GGTCGACTAGTAGTAGAGCGGTGTTGTTGAAGGACGGTAGCGTGAGTCAGTCGGTTAATGACGCGACGAGCGAGGATCATCACCATCAGCTGGGAAGCCTCAGGCTCGGGGGTTACCAGGACGCGGTAACGATTGCGGAACCTGATCATGGGGAGTTATATTACTCTCAGTATTTGCAGGCTACGGAGGGGTCTACTGCTGTTGCTGCTGGGCACAAGGACACAGTTGTAGTTGTGGACAACAGTGGCGGGTTTAGTGGGAGAAAGGATGTTTTCATGTCAACCGAGTCCGGAGAGTCTCTAAGGGAAATCCTCTCGGATCCCATAAC AGGAGCTCTCATGGATGATGCAATGATATTACCTTGTGGACATTCCTTTGGTGGTGGTGGAATGAAGCATGTTACCAGAACG AAGGCTTGCTCCACTTGTTCTCAGTCAATTTCAGGAGACTCAATAGCTCCAAATCTTT CTCTGCGAGCTGCTGTGCAGGCATTCCTTCAGGAAGAAGAATTGCAGTTTTATCGCTCAtcgaaaagaagaagagaaagtttTGACCAG GACAAGGGTGGTTATGGTGATTCAACTCTCAAGTATACTCCAAGGGGTAGAGGTGTTCAGTTTCCATTTGCAGTGACAGACAGGGTCATCATAAAG ATGGATCAGGGGAACAAGAGGACGCCTCTGCGGTTTGTTGGATGTGAGGCTATTGTAACAACACAATGCTTGAATGGATG GTATGTTGTGAAGACATTGGACAATGCAGAGAGTGTAAAATTGCAGTATCGTTCACTTGCCAAGGTTTCAGATGATGCATCCTCGAAGTCAATGCCAAGCAAGATGGCACCAAACTGGCTCTAG
- the LOC108991911 gene encoding uncharacterized protein LOC108991911 isoform X5, with protein sequence MPIFPFPIPQISKRFFITISSQMSSEDIGMGPSHPHHLVFQDEALPLRFKTQNLTGFVDDKLFFSPNQGAHFRRSDWNANGTATTPSTDESDDEDEEDGNVELERLVGGHEESGTNNNSTGKNIDRNIHANTSNGRGSVHGGTDKMENGKAKNHHSTFVGSTSSRAVLLKDGSVSQSVNDATSEDHHHQLGSLRLGGYQDAVTIAEPDHGELYYSQYLQATEGSTAVAAGHKDTVVVVDNSGGFSGRKDVFMSTESGESLREILSDPITGALMDDAMILPCGHSFGGGGMKHVTRTKACSTCSQSISGDSIAPNLCYHAGHLYLPNKNNYLCRGTTCKFCCRCHFRCLDLLLEPPEESSASCCAGIPSGRRIAVLSLIEKKKRKF encoded by the exons ATGCCCATATTTCCATTTCCAATTCCCCAAATCAGCAAACGGTTTTTCATTACAATTTCATCGCAAATGTCCTCTGAAGATATAGGGATGGGCCCCTCCCACCCTCACCACCTGGTCTTCCAAGACGAAGCTTTGCCCCTGCGCTTCAAGACACAAAACCTCACCGGCTTCGTCGACGACAAGCTTTTCTTTTCGCCTAACCAAGGTGCCCACTTCCGCCGCAGCGACTGGAATGCCAATGGCACCGCCACCACGCCCAGCACCGACGAATCCGACGACGAAGACGAAGAAGATGGCAACGTTGAACTTGAAAGACTTGTCGGTGGTCACGAAGAAAGCGGCACCAACAACAACAGCACTGGCAAAAATATCGATAGAAATATCCATGCGAATACCTCCAATGGCCGTGGCAGTGTGCACGGTGGAACGGACAAGATGGAAAATGGGAAAGCCAAGAACCACCATTCCACTTTTG TAGGGTCGACTAGTAGTAGAGCGGTGTTGTTGAAGGACGGTAGCGTGAGTCAGTCGGTTAATGACGCGACGAGCGAGGATCATCACCATCAGCTGGGAAGCCTCAGGCTCGGGGGTTACCAGGACGCGGTAACGATTGCGGAACCTGATCATGGGGAGTTATATTACTCTCAGTATTTGCAGGCTACGGAGGGGTCTACTGCTGTTGCTGCTGGGCACAAGGACACAGTTGTAGTTGTGGACAACAGTGGCGGGTTTAGTGGGAGAAAGGATGTTTTCATGTCAACCGAGTCCGGAGAGTCTCTAAGGGAAATCCTCTCGGATCCCATAAC AGGAGCTCTCATGGATGATGCAATGATATTACCTTGTGGACATTCCTTTGGTGGTGGTGGAATGAAGCATGTTACCAGAACG AAGGCTTGCTCCACTTGTTCTCAGTCAATTTCAGGAGACTCAATAGCTCCAAATCTTT GTTATCATGCTGGACACCTTTATCTGCCCAACAAGAACAACTATCTTTGTCGTGGTACAACGTGCAAATTTTGTTGTAGATGTCACTTTAGATGTCTGGACTTGCTGCTAGAACCTCCAGAGGAGAG CTCTGCGAGCTGCTGTGCAGGCATTCCTTCAGGAAGAAGAATTGCAGTTTTATCGCTCAtcgaaaagaagaagagaaagtttTGA